Genomic segment of Acidobacteriota bacterium:
AGCTTGATTCGGCGCTTCACCGCCGCCGTGGACAATATCGCCGAAGGCACCAACCCCAGCTCCCACCTGGGCTTCCTGCGACCTGCTGAATCAGCGGCTTGAATTGTCCGTAGAGCTCCGCCGCCTGCTCGCTGTCCAGCGATACGAAGACCTCCGTCAGCCGGTCGTAGCGCCGGTAGCTGGCGGGGTCGATGTGCGGCAGGCCGTCTTTCTCGCGGACGACGAAGGGTTCATCAGGTCGCAGGAAGCCCAGGTGGGAGCTGGGGTTGGTGCCTTCGGCGATATTGTCCACGGCGGCGGTGAAGCGCCGAATCAAGCTCTCCACTCCCAGCCAGCGGGCCAATTGAGGGTTCTCCGAGAGCTGCCCGGCCAAGGTCCGCACCAGCGAGTCGCTGTCGTCCAGGGGCGGCAGGTCGAGGTCGCTCTCCGGTTCCTCCGCCGGTGGCGGTGGCGGGGGCGGTGGGGCTTCCGAGGCCAGCGGTGGCGGCTCCGGCGGCGCTTCCGGCTCGTCGTCGTTGCGCAGCACCAGGAAGAAATAGGCCGCGGCGATGAGGGCCAGGGCGACGACCACCGCCAGCAGCACCCGAGGCCACCGGGACGGAGTGCCCTCGTCCTGTGCCGGGGGCGCCGGCGTCGTCGGCTGGTCCAGCTCTTGATCGTCGAATTCGGTCATATTTCCTCGCTCCCAATCTCAACCTGTGACGCCGGGTCTCGGGACCTCGGCTCCCAATCCATCCTACGAGGCCGCTGCCCCGTTCGTTGCATCCGCGCTGTCTTCTTCCGGTGCCGGCTCCTCCAGC
This window contains:
- a CDS encoding DUF3014 domain-containing protein, translating into MTEFDDQELDQPTTPAPPAQDEGTPSRWPRVLLAVVVALALIAAAYFFLVLRNDDEPEAPPEPPPLASEAPPPPPPPPAEEPESDLDLPPLDDSDSLVRTLAGQLSENPQLARWLGVESLIRRFTAAVDNIAEGTNPSSHLGFLRPDEPFVVREKDGLPHIDPASYRRYDRLTEVFVSLDSEQAAELYGQFKPLIQQVAGSPGGSWGWCLRRYCPRRR